A section of the Myxococcales bacterium genome encodes:
- the gcvH gene encoding glycine cleavage system protein GcvH, with product MSEYSIPDDSLYTKHDEWLRVDGNITFVGITDYAQQQLGDIVFVELPAVGTTIQMDETYGVIESVKAVSDLYAPVTGEVIAINSELADNPERINEDCYGDGWLIQIDPSQDDERDELLDHNDYAKHLEERDA from the coding sequence TTGTCCGAGTACTCGATTCCAGACGATTCGCTCTATACCAAGCACGACGAGTGGCTCCGGGTGGATGGCAACATCACCTTTGTGGGCATTACCGACTACGCGCAGCAACAACTCGGCGATATCGTGTTTGTGGAACTTCCGGCTGTGGGAACCACCATCCAAATGGACGAAACCTACGGCGTCATCGAATCGGTCAAGGCAGTATCGGATTTGTACGCGCCGGTAACCGGTGAGGTCATCGCAATCAACAGCGAACTCGCCGACAATCCCGAGCGGATCAACGAGGATTGCTACGGCGATGGTTGGCTGATCCAGATCGACCCCAGCCAAGACGATGAGCGCGATGAATTGCTCGACCACAACGACTACGCGAAGCATCTCGAAGAGCGCGACGCCTGA
- the gcvT gene encoding glycine cleavage system aminomethyltransferase GcvT, which translates to MSGLRQTPLYATHRRLGARLVEFGGFDMPVQYASILKEHAAVRETVGLFDVSHMGQIEISGPGALEATENLISCRVESLEIGRVRYGMLCNQEGGVVDDVTLYRRAEDVFMLCVNASNIEKDHAWIREHVPTATRVDNQSEQTGLMALQGPNAAAVLESVMGSGPERLERFQFGEYEWCDRQVLISSTGYTGAPGFEIYLAGDDTPGFFDALLEAGKPHGLLPAGLGARDTLRLEAALPLYGHELDDTTSPLEAGLGSFVKRKRGGFIGAEAIEARAAEAPTRRLVGFEMVGRGIARSGYAILKQGDVIGEVTSGAPSPSLGKSIGLGYVSPIAGDPESEIEIEIRGKPVAARVVRTPFVTKVDQKASNETARP; encoded by the coding sequence GTGTCCGGTCTCCGACAGACGCCACTTTACGCGACCCATCGACGTCTCGGAGCTCGACTCGTCGAGTTCGGCGGCTTCGATATGCCCGTCCAATACGCGTCGATCCTGAAAGAGCATGCGGCGGTGCGCGAAACGGTCGGGCTCTTCGACGTCTCCCACATGGGACAGATCGAAATTTCGGGGCCGGGTGCTCTCGAGGCGACCGAGAACCTGATCAGCTGCCGCGTAGAGTCTCTCGAGATCGGGCGGGTCCGCTACGGAATGCTGTGCAATCAAGAGGGTGGAGTCGTCGACGACGTCACGCTGTATCGCCGCGCAGAGGATGTCTTCATGCTCTGCGTCAATGCGTCGAACATTGAAAAAGATCACGCCTGGATCCGAGAACATGTTCCAACGGCGACCCGGGTCGACAACCAGAGCGAACAGACCGGGTTGATGGCGCTCCAGGGTCCCAACGCCGCCGCTGTACTCGAATCCGTCATGGGCTCCGGGCCCGAGCGACTCGAGCGTTTTCAATTTGGCGAATACGAGTGGTGCGACCGGCAGGTCTTGATCTCGAGCACCGGCTACACCGGCGCACCCGGGTTCGAGATCTACCTCGCTGGAGATGACACCCCTGGGTTCTTCGACGCCTTGCTCGAGGCTGGAAAGCCACACGGGCTGCTGCCAGCGGGGCTCGGCGCACGGGACACCCTGCGCCTCGAAGCCGCCCTCCCCCTCTACGGCCACGAACTCGACGATACGACCTCCCCCCTCGAGGCGGGGCTGGGAAGCTTCGTAAAACGCAAACGCGGAGGGTTCATCGGCGCCGAGGCGATCGAAGCGCGCGCCGCTGAGGCACCGACGCGAAGATTGGTCGGTTTCGAGATGGTCGGCCGGGGAATTGCGCGCAGTGGATACGCGATCTTGAAACAGGGTGACGTAATCGGAGAAGTTACTTCCGGCGCGCCTTCGCCCAGTCTCGGAAAATCGATCGGGCTCGGCTACGTTTCTCCCATCGCAGGGGACCCTGAAAGCGAGATCGAAATTGAGATTCGCGGAAAACCTGTAGCGGCACGAGTGGTCCGGACCCCGTTCGTGACGAAAGTCGATCAAAAAGCTTCGAACGAAACCGCACGACCCTGA
- the folD gene encoding bifunctional methylenetetrahydrofolate dehydrogenase/methenyltetrahydrofolate cyclohydrolase FolD → METVVVNGLELANELRESMAKEVAELIAAGGRAPCLVVVLVGDDPASRSYIKGKQRACARIGMDSREVILPEAASQDELLTLIKDLNADEGVDGILVQLPLPKAIDPNVVAEAIDPAKDVDALHPTTAGLLLSGRAKLMSCTPLGVMAILDHCGVEIEGARAVVIGRSNIVGKPVSIMLQQRNATVTLCHSRTRDLAKVCREADILVAATGRARMVKADWIKPGAAVMDVGVSEIDGKLIGDVDFDAAIGTAGFITPSRRGIGPMTITMLLRNTLVAYRARSGD, encoded by the coding sequence ATCGAAACCGTCGTCGTAAACGGACTCGAACTAGCAAATGAGTTGCGCGAATCCATGGCGAAGGAAGTCGCCGAACTCATCGCCGCAGGGGGTCGTGCTCCGTGCCTCGTCGTGGTGCTGGTCGGCGACGACCCGGCGAGCCGCTCCTACATCAAGGGAAAACAGCGCGCCTGCGCACGCATCGGTATGGATTCTCGGGAGGTGATCCTCCCCGAAGCTGCTTCGCAAGACGAGTTGCTCACGCTGATCAAAGATCTGAACGCGGACGAGGGTGTCGACGGAATCCTCGTACAACTTCCGCTGCCGAAGGCGATCGATCCCAACGTCGTCGCCGAAGCCATTGACCCCGCCAAGGACGTAGACGCGCTGCACCCCACCACTGCGGGCTTGCTCCTCAGTGGCCGCGCCAAACTCATGTCGTGTACCCCACTCGGAGTCATGGCCATTCTCGACCACTGTGGAGTCGAAATCGAGGGCGCGCGAGCGGTCGTCATTGGGCGCAGCAATATCGTGGGCAAGCCGGTTTCGATCATGCTGCAGCAACGAAACGCAACCGTGACCCTGTGCCATTCCCGCACGCGAGATCTCGCGAAGGTATGTCGCGAAGCGGACATCCTGGTGGCCGCGACCGGGCGAGCCCGCATGGTGAAAGCCGACTGGATCAAGCCCGGCGCCGCAGTGATGGACGTCGGCGTCTCAGAGATTGATGGCAAATTGATCGGCGACGTGGATTTCGACGCCGCCATCGGCACTGCGGGTTTCATTACGCCGTCGCGCCGGGGCATTGGGCCGATGACCATCACCATGCTGCTCCGCAATACCCTCGTGGCCTACCGAGCGCGAAGCGGAGACTAG
- a CDS encoding zinc ribbon domain-containing protein, which translates to MPIYEYQCKKCDHEFEREQRITADPIKTCPKCKARRVKKLISQTSFVLKGGGWYNDLYSSPKKDSKSGASEDANATSSDSASDKSKSKDKKGDKGKKTDSKKPSKSAA; encoded by the coding sequence GTGCCAATATACGAGTATCAGTGTAAAAAGTGTGATCATGAATTCGAACGTGAGCAGCGCATCACGGCCGATCCGATCAAGACCTGTCCGAAGTGCAAGGCGCGGCGGGTCAAGAAGCTGATTTCTCAGACGTCGTTCGTGCTGAAGGGCGGCGGCTGGTACAACGACCTCTACTCCAGTCCCAAGAAGGACAGCAAATCGGGGGCCTCCGAAGACGCGAATGCTACGTCATCGGACAGCGCCTCAGACAAATCGAAGAGCAAGGACAAGAAGGGCGACAAGGGGAAGAAGACGGACAGCAAGAAGCCGTCAAAGTCCGCTGCGTGA
- a CDS encoding DUF167 domain-containing protein, with translation MSAEQPSLKLDRTRDGVAFWIHVTPRSKQPKVGGQHADALRVAVAAAPVQGQANAACCEALANALGCRRRDVEIDPGAKNRRKRVTVLGTPGELEARLRTLAKAPGVG, from the coding sequence TTGAGCGCCGAACAACCGAGCCTGAAACTGGACCGCACCCGGGACGGAGTCGCATTCTGGATTCACGTAACCCCGCGCTCGAAGCAACCCAAGGTCGGCGGTCAACATGCGGACGCCCTGCGGGTCGCCGTCGCTGCAGCTCCCGTACAGGGCCAGGCGAACGCGGCCTGCTGCGAGGCGCTCGCAAACGCGCTCGGATGCCGGCGCCGCGATGTCGAAATTGACCCAGGGGCGAAGAATCGACGTAAGCGTGTAACCGTATTGGGCACTCCGGGCGAACTCGAAGCCAGGCTGCGCACGCTGGCGAAGGCGCCCGGGGTGGGATAA
- a CDS encoding DivIVA domain-containing protein, whose translation MRITPLEVQNHHFSRRFSGLDPEEVASFLKMVADDYQEMVRENQQLKDSVRQLEKRNDELAGGEKILRATLVSAQSMAEKLRETAVAESEVLLNTAELRAEKILDASHRRAATLSEEIRELRGLRKRFASSLRSTIDSHLGMIDRLEQEDDEPVPVLTGLIRKHRIADATSGAPAPTKSLSKIESKSAGPTLTQPLPPGGP comes from the coding sequence ATGCGGATTACCCCATTGGAAGTCCAGAACCATCACTTTTCTCGCCGATTCTCGGGACTCGATCCGGAGGAGGTCGCGAGCTTCCTCAAGATGGTGGCAGACGACTACCAAGAGATGGTGCGGGAGAACCAACAGCTCAAGGACAGCGTGCGGCAACTTGAAAAGCGCAATGACGAACTGGCCGGCGGCGAAAAGATCTTGCGCGCGACCTTGGTCAGCGCCCAGTCGATGGCCGAGAAGCTGCGCGAAACGGCGGTGGCCGAATCCGAAGTCCTGCTGAACACGGCCGAGTTGCGAGCCGAAAAGATCCTCGACGCCTCGCATCGCCGCGCCGCCACTCTCTCCGAAGAGATCCGCGAATTGCGGGGCCTGCGCAAGCGCTTTGCCTCGTCACTTCGCTCCACCATCGACAGTCATCTGGGCATGATCGATCGACTCGAGCAAGAGGACGACGAGCCCGTTCCAGTACTGACCGGTCTCATACGGAAGCACCGCATCGCGGACGCCACAAGCGGTGCCCCGGCTCCGACCAAGAGCCTGTCCAAAATTGAAAGCAAGTCAGCTGGACCCACCCTAACCCAGCCCCTGCCACCGGGAGGACCTTGA
- a CDS encoding pyrroline-5-carboxylate reductase encodes MSEGVDTLSGHRIGFIGCGAMAQALAGGLVAAGVPAADLRGADLSPEQRKQFEERLGIDTTANNDELVAGSDVIVICVKPNVVTVVLSALDGVAELDQKLWISIAAGIGLRTYDEHLPDSTRVIRCMPNTPALVGEAASALCPNAHASDDDLAIAEALFSAVGTTWTTRVEEQLDAVTGLSGSGPAYVFLILEALVDAGVRQGLPREAASQLAFQTVLGAAKLAIESGETPGALKDRVSSPGGTTLAGLEKLEAAGIRAAIDAAVAAATARSKELGS; translated from the coding sequence ATGAGCGAAGGTGTCGACACTCTCTCGGGGCATCGGATCGGATTCATCGGCTGCGGTGCCATGGCCCAGGCACTGGCCGGCGGCCTGGTCGCAGCGGGTGTCCCCGCTGCTGATCTACGCGGCGCCGATCTGTCCCCCGAACAACGCAAGCAGTTCGAAGAACGCTTGGGGATCGACACCACCGCGAACAATGACGAACTGGTGGCTGGAAGCGACGTGATCGTCATCTGTGTCAAACCCAATGTCGTGACCGTCGTTCTTTCGGCGCTCGACGGCGTCGCGGAACTCGATCAAAAACTCTGGATCTCGATCGCCGCGGGCATCGGACTCCGGACCTACGATGAACACCTGCCCGACTCCACCCGAGTGATTCGCTGCATGCCCAATACCCCGGCACTGGTCGGCGAAGCTGCTTCCGCGCTATGTCCCAACGCCCACGCGAGTGATGACGATCTCGCGATCGCCGAAGCCCTCTTCTCCGCGGTGGGGACGACCTGGACGACCCGGGTCGAGGAGCAACTCGACGCCGTGACGGGTCTTTCGGGGAGCGGACCCGCTTACGTGTTTCTGATTCTCGAAGCCCTCGTCGACGCCGGAGTGAGGCAGGGCCTGCCCCGTGAAGCCGCAAGCCAGCTGGCGTTTCAGACCGTCCTCGGTGCCGCAAAGCTCGCCATCGAGTCCGGTGAGACTCCTGGAGCACTGAAGGATCGCGTCTCCTCACCCGGGGGAACCACCCTCGCCGGACTCGAGAAGCTCGAGGCGGCCGGGATTCGCGCCGCCATCGACGCTGCGGTCGCCGCCGCGACCGCACGCTCAAAAGAACTCGGATCCTGA